A genomic segment from Bosea sp. OAE506 encodes:
- a CDS encoding hydantoinase B/oxoprolinase family protein yields the protein MSQVDSKVASKVDPVLLEIVSHALVSAAEEMSITVWRTSRSTTVRELLDYSTAVFDGEGRNIAQAARMPVHLNSMELCLQEIIARHLPLERWREGDVVVTNDPYCGGQHLPDFLAFKPVFVEGRRIAITCVLIHHVDVGGGAAGGYNAHAVEIFQEGLRLPPVKIVREGEMQDDLFSTILQNVREPETFRGDFLSQIAALEVGARAMRQLAARYGVETLREVGQALLDHSETAMRAALTALPDGVYQAEDFVDGDGMEAGQKRIAVTLTIAGDRLTVDFKGSSPQARGPINATMATTRSAVYYAVIAASGIEATANSGCYRPITVSAPDGLLVSAQFPAPVSMRMLTGHRIATAVLKAFAEAIPERIPASYYGVTFNHAVNIRHADGRRQVYFDAEIGGWGGHPEADGPSGLSAGFHNGQNTPIEMIEAIFPLRFTHYGFLPGSAGAGKMRGGLGLVREWRFIAEHGLLNASFDAFASQPYGLAGGEPGRGGRLSLIRDGQVTQLAAKTIGCVLKAGDIVRMETPGGGGHGDPRERDLAAIAADRADGYVS from the coding sequence ATGAGCCAGGTCGATAGCAAGGTGGCAAGCAAGGTCGATCCAGTCCTCCTCGAAATCGTCTCGCATGCGCTGGTTTCGGCGGCCGAGGAGATGTCGATCACGGTCTGGCGCACCAGCCGCTCGACGACGGTGCGCGAGCTGCTCGACTATTCGACGGCTGTGTTCGACGGCGAAGGCCGCAACATCGCCCAGGCGGCGCGCATGCCGGTCCATCTCAATTCGATGGAGCTCTGCCTGCAGGAGATCATCGCCCGGCATCTGCCGCTGGAGCGCTGGCGCGAGGGCGATGTCGTCGTCACCAACGATCCCTATTGCGGCGGCCAGCATCTGCCGGATTTCCTCGCCTTCAAGCCGGTCTTCGTCGAGGGCCGGCGCATCGCCATCACCTGCGTCCTGATCCACCATGTCGATGTCGGCGGCGGCGCGGCCGGCGGCTACAACGCCCATGCCGTCGAGATCTTCCAGGAGGGCCTGCGGCTGCCGCCGGTGAAAATCGTCCGTGAGGGCGAGATGCAGGACGATCTCTTCTCGACCATCCTGCAGAATGTCCGCGAGCCCGAGACCTTCCGCGGCGATTTCCTCAGCCAGATCGCGGCGCTCGAAGTCGGCGCCAGGGCGATGCGACAGCTCGCGGCGCGCTATGGCGTCGAGACGCTGCGCGAGGTCGGGCAGGCCCTGCTCGACCATTCCGAGACCGCGATGCGCGCGGCGCTGACCGCGCTACCGGACGGCGTCTACCAGGCCGAGGATTTCGTCGACGGCGACGGCATGGAGGCCGGACAGAAGCGCATCGCGGTGACGTTGACGATCGCGGGCGATCGCCTGACGGTCGACTTCAAGGGCTCCTCGCCCCAGGCGCGCGGGCCGATCAATGCGACGATGGCGACGACCCGCTCGGCGGTCTACTACGCCGTGATTGCAGCGTCGGGCATCGAGGCGACCGCCAATTCCGGCTGCTACCGCCCGATCACCGTCAGCGCGCCCGATGGGCTGCTCGTCAGCGCCCAGTTCCCCGCGCCGGTTTCGATGCGCATGCTGACCGGCCACCGCATTGCGACCGCGGTGCTGAAGGCCTTTGCCGAGGCGATCCCCGAACGCATTCCAGCCTCCTATTACGGCGTGACCTTCAACCACGCGGTCAATATCCGCCATGCGGATGGCCGCCGGCAGGTCTATTTCGACGCCGAAATCGGCGGCTGGGGTGGCCATCCCGAGGCTGACGGCCCCTCGGGTCTCTCGGCCGGATTCCACAACGGCCAGAACACGCCGATCGAGATGATCGAGGCGATCTTCCCGCTGCGCTTCACGCATTACGGCTTCCTGCCCGGTTCGGCCGGTGCCGGGAAGATGCGCGGCGGCCTCGGGCTGGTGCGCGAATGGCGCTTTATCGCCGAGCACGGCCTGCTCAACGCCTCCTTCGACGCCTTCGCCTCGCAGCCCTACGGGCTGGCCGGCGGCGAGCCCGGGCGTGGAGGGCGGCTTTCCCTGATCCGCGACGGGCAGGTCACGCAGCTGGCGGCCAAGACCATCGGCTGCGTGCTGAAGGCCGGCGACATCGTCCGCATGGAGACGCCGGGCGGCGGCGGCCATGGCGACCCCCGAGAGCGCGATCTCGCGGCCATCGCCGCCGACAGGGCCGACGGGTACGTCTCGTGA
- a CDS encoding TRAP transporter small permease codes for MSDLSRLLPDEPLPQRISRVLAWAAGAIVLFGCSFLITIDVITRFLFKRGMVESFEISGYALAACIGLGLAFTVTSKANIRVDILLDVLPGKVRIVCDIIASLALSLIAVALAWFAWGTLAQSWALNAKSVSQLQVPMVLPQGIWCVGLVWFACMAVLIPIQAIARLIAHDRQGFDALIGSLRVTEEIEQSGVENPAAGGEARP; via the coding sequence ATGAGTGACCTCTCCCGCCTTCTTCCCGACGAGCCGCTGCCGCAGCGCATCTCGCGCGTCCTGGCCTGGGCCGCGGGAGCGATCGTGCTTTTTGGCTGCAGCTTTCTCATCACCATCGACGTGATCACGCGCTTCCTGTTCAAGCGCGGCATGGTCGAGAGCTTCGAGATCTCGGGCTATGCGCTGGCCGCCTGCATCGGGCTGGGGCTGGCCTTCACCGTCACATCCAAGGCCAATATCCGCGTTGACATCCTGCTCGACGTGCTGCCCGGCAAGGTCCGGATCGTCTGTGACATCATCGCCTCGCTGGCGCTTTCGCTGATCGCCGTGGCGCTGGCCTGGTTCGCCTGGGGCACGCTCGCGCAATCCTGGGCCCTCAACGCCAAGTCGGTGTCGCAGCTGCAGGTCCCGATGGTGCTGCCGCAGGGGATCTGGTGCGTCGGCCTCGTCTGGTTCGCCTGCATGGCGGTGCTGATCCCGATCCAGGCGATCGCCCGGCTGATCGCGCATGACCGGCAAGGCTTCGACGCGCTGATCGGTTCGCTGCGGGTGACCGAGGAGATCGAGCAGTCGGGTGTCGAGAACCCGGCCGCCGGCGGGGAGGCCCGCCCGTGA
- a CDS encoding TRAP transporter large permease: MIGTALSLLVALVGLSIPVAAALALMAYVLQANYAFFPMTGAVGELAWNSSNDFILIAAPMFIMMGELMHRSGMSERLFSALSPWFARVPGRLIHTNIAASAIFAATSGSSVATAATIGTVAIPNMDKGGYNRPLFLGSIAAGGTLGILIPPSINMIIYAVLTDTSVADLYAAGFIPGFMLAGLFSLMVLGLALYRPDWAGPKVDTGDLWRQRVAGLRHLIPPLGLFLVVVGSIYAGIATPTEAAALGLMATLLLVAANRQLTLPVLLRAFEGTVRTTCMVMLIVIAAFFLNFVMVSIGLVKAITDLVLALGWPPLGMLIAIVVFYLILGCFMETLSMMIATTPVVVPVITALGYSPVWWGIIFVILMEAALITPPVGLNLYVVQAVRGKGNFMDLCIGSLPFVVAMLVMIAILIAFPQLALWLPTVLNPKAGG, encoded by the coding sequence GTGATCGGGACCGCGCTCTCCCTGCTCGTCGCCCTTGTGGGGCTGAGCATCCCCGTCGCCGCCGCGCTCGCGCTGATGGCCTATGTGCTGCAGGCCAACTACGCCTTCTTCCCGATGACCGGGGCCGTGGGCGAGCTGGCCTGGAACTCCTCCAACGACTTCATCCTGATCGCCGCCCCGATGTTCATCATGATGGGCGAGCTGATGCATCGCTCGGGCATGAGCGAGCGGCTGTTTAGCGCGCTCTCGCCCTGGTTTGCGCGCGTTCCGGGCCGACTGATCCACACCAACATCGCCGCAAGTGCGATCTTCGCGGCGACCTCGGGCTCGTCGGTGGCGACGGCGGCGACGATCGGCACCGTGGCGATTCCCAACATGGACAAGGGCGGCTACAACCGGCCGCTATTCCTAGGGTCGATCGCGGCCGGCGGCACGCTCGGCATCCTGATCCCGCCCTCGATCAACATGATCATCTACGCCGTGCTGACCGACACCTCGGTGGCCGATCTCTATGCGGCGGGCTTCATCCCGGGCTTCATGCTCGCCGGGCTGTTCTCTCTGATGGTGCTGGGCCTGGCGCTCTACCGGCCAGACTGGGCCGGCCCGAAGGTCGATACCGGCGATCTCTGGCGCCAGCGCGTCGCGGGTCTGCGCCATCTCATCCCGCCGCTGGGGCTCTTCCTTGTCGTCGTCGGCTCGATCTATGCCGGCATCGCGACGCCGACGGAGGCGGCAGCGCTCGGCCTCATGGCGACGCTCTTGCTCGTCGCCGCCAACCGCCAGCTCACCTTGCCGGTGCTGCTGCGGGCCTTCGAGGGCACGGTGCGGACGACCTGCATGGTGATGCTGATCGTCATCGCCGCCTTCTTCCTCAACTTCGTGATGGTCTCGATCGGGCTGGTGAAGGCGATCACCGATCTTGTCCTGGCGCTGGGCTGGCCGCCGCTCGGCATGCTCATCGCGATCGTGGTGTTCTACCTGATCCTCGGCTGCTTCATGGAGACACTGTCGATGATGATCGCGACGACGCCGGTCGTCGTCCCCGTCATCACGGCGCTCGGCTACAGCCCGGTCTGGTGGGGCATCATCTTCGTGATCCTGATGGAGGCGGCACTGATCACGCCCCCGGTCGGCCTCAACCTCTATGTCGTCCAGGCCGTGCGCGGCAAAGGCAACTTCATGGATCTGTGCATCGGCTCCCTGCCCTTCGTGGTGGCGATGCTGGTGATGATCGCGATCCTGATCGCCTTCCCGCAGCTGGCGCTGTGGCTGCCGACCGTTCTCAATCCCAAAGCCGGCGGCTGA
- a CDS encoding TRAP transporter substrate-binding protein, which translates to MKRLVPIAALAGTLLCGAAHAQGLPATSFNAVGSIGNLSMYTNREVPFWNETVPKESGGAIKVQVKPFTELGFKGPEIFRLVSAGTLQFATTVLNYNSGEVPMNEATDLVGLVGSVEELQKVVDVFRPTYAKFLEEKHGLKLLGFGTYQAQVIYCRDAFTKISDLKGRKVRASGASQQAFVGHIGGSPINLAFAEVQPALASGVIDCAITGALSGYRSKWHESAKFISPMPINFGLSAQLANLKWWNTLDPKVQAFLTSGLRKLEDSIFEQAKTETQTGLDCNTGKACSEGPPAAMKLVPVTPEDEALRKDALTKVILPAFAGRCGAECVTTWNGTIGTFLKLKI; encoded by the coding sequence ATGAAACGCCTGGTCCCGATCGCCGCCCTTGCCGGCACCCTCCTCTGCGGCGCCGCGCACGCCCAGGGCCTGCCTGCGACGAGCTTCAACGCCGTCGGCAGCATCGGCAATCTGTCGATGTACACCAACCGCGAGGTGCCGTTCTGGAACGAGACGGTGCCGAAGGAATCCGGCGGGGCCATCAAGGTGCAGGTCAAGCCCTTCACCGAACTCGGCTTCAAGGGGCCCGAGATCTTCCGCCTCGTCTCGGCCGGCACGCTTCAGTTCGCCACCACGGTGCTGAACTACAATTCGGGCGAAGTCCCGATGAACGAGGCCACCGACCTCGTCGGCCTCGTCGGTTCGGTCGAGGAGTTGCAGAAGGTCGTCGACGTCTTCCGCCCGACCTATGCGAAGTTCCTGGAGGAGAAGCACGGCCTGAAGCTGCTGGGCTTCGGCACCTATCAGGCCCAGGTGATCTATTGCCGCGACGCCTTCACCAAGATCTCCGACCTCAAGGGCCGCAAGGTCCGCGCGTCGGGCGCCTCGCAGCAGGCCTTCGTTGGCCATATCGGCGGCTCGCCGATCAATCTTGCCTTCGCCGAGGTCCAGCCGGCACTCGCCAGCGGCGTGATCGACTGCGCCATCACCGGCGCGCTCTCCGGCTACCGCTCCAAATGGCATGAGAGCGCGAAGTTCATCTCGCCGATGCCGATCAATTTCGGCCTCTCCGCCCAGCTCGCCAATCTGAAATGGTGGAACACGCTCGACCCGAAGGTTCAGGCGTTCCTGACCAGCGGCCTGCGCAAGCTCGAGGATTCGATCTTCGAGCAGGCCAAGACGGAGACCCAGACCGGCCTCGACTGCAACACCGGCAAGGCCTGCAGCGAGGGGCCGCCGGCGGCGATGAAGCTCGTTCCGGTGACGCCGGAGGACGAGGCGCTGCGCAAGGACGCGCTGACCAAGGTCATCCTGCCCGCCTTCGCCGGTCGCTGCGGCGCGGAATGCGTCACGACCTGGAACGGCACGATCGGCACCTTCCTCAAACTCAAGATCTGA
- a CDS encoding MSMEG_0569 family flavin-dependent oxidoreductase produces MSLPTTRHVPVAIIGGGQAGLSMSWCMKQRGIEHLVFEKHKAAHTWSTQRWDSFCLVTPNWQCQLPGHPYAGDDPDGFMLKHEIIAYLEAYKAKVDPPLREGVSVNRVTRSDAGFAIATSEGDYSADRIVVASGGYHQPIIPRMAERLPGTIQQLHSEQYRNPASLPPGAVLVVGSGQSGSQIAEDLHLAGRQVHLAVGDAPRCARFYRGRDVVAWLGDMGYYDMPVEKHPLREGVRDNTNHYVTGRDGGRDIDLRAFAREGMKLYGLLDGLDGTTLRFRPTLKASLDEADRVYNGINATIDTWIADKGLSAPPPSVYRPLWEPQGEPAALDLEAEGIGSIIWCIGFQPDFRWLDAPVFNGAGHPVHRRGITAVDGVYFLGLPWLHSWGSGRFSGVARDAEFLADDIETRLTCASDRAGRTAA; encoded by the coding sequence ATGAGCCTGCCAACCACCCGCCATGTGCCCGTCGCCATCATCGGCGGCGGACAGGCCGGCCTGTCGATGAGCTGGTGCATGAAGCAGCGGGGTATCGAGCATCTCGTCTTCGAGAAGCACAAGGCGGCCCACACCTGGTCGACGCAGCGCTGGGATTCGTTCTGCCTGGTCACGCCCAACTGGCAATGCCAGCTTCCGGGTCATCCCTATGCCGGAGACGACCCCGACGGCTTCATGCTGAAGCACGAGATCATCGCCTATCTGGAGGCCTACAAGGCCAAGGTCGATCCGCCCCTCCGCGAGGGGGTATCGGTGAACCGCGTCACACGATCGGATGCCGGTTTCGCCATCGCGACCTCGGAGGGAGATTACAGCGCCGACCGGATCGTCGTGGCCTCGGGCGGCTATCACCAGCCGATCATCCCGCGCATGGCCGAACGACTGCCCGGGACAATCCAGCAGCTGCATTCCGAGCAGTACCGCAACCCGGCCTCTCTGCCGCCGGGCGCGGTCCTGGTCGTCGGGTCCGGCCAGTCGGGCTCGCAGATCGCCGAGGACCTTCATCTCGCCGGGCGGCAGGTCCATCTCGCGGTCGGTGATGCCCCGCGCTGCGCGCGCTTCTATCGCGGCCGCGACGTCGTCGCCTGGCTCGGCGACATGGGCTATTACGACATGCCTGTCGAAAAGCACCCGCTGCGCGAAGGGGTGCGGGACAACACCAACCATTATGTCACGGGCCGCGACGGTGGCCGCGATATCGATCTGCGCGCCTTCGCCCGTGAAGGGATGAAACTCTACGGCCTGCTCGACGGGCTCGACGGAACGACCCTGCGCTTCCGCCCGACACTGAAGGCGTCGCTCGACGAGGCGGACCGCGTCTACAACGGCATCAACGCGACGATCGACACCTGGATCGCCGACAAGGGCCTGAGCGCGCCGCCGCCCTCCGTCTACCGGCCGCTCTGGGAGCCCCAGGGAGAGCCCGCTGCGCTCGATCTCGAAGCCGAGGGCATAGGCTCGATCATCTGGTGCATCGGCTTCCAGCCCGATTTCCGCTGGCTCGACGCCCCCGTCTTCAACGGGGCCGGCCACCCCGTCCACCGGCGCGGCATCACGGCCGTCGATGGCGTCTACTTCCTGGGCCTGCCCTGGCTGCACAGCTGGGGTTCGGGACGGTTCTCGGGCGTGGCCCGCGATGCCGAGTTCCTGGCCGACGATATCGAGACGCGTCTGACCTGTGCCTCCGACAGAGCCGGGCGAACCGCCGCCTGA
- a CDS encoding MSMEG_0570 family nitrogen starvation response protein codes for MPEMHFHIRWPDGESERCYSPSLVIKEHFEPGQSYELADFLGRSRLALTIASDRVRARYGHPCSLALGQLARIEARAARYRAGPAAAVQVERFEE; via the coding sequence ATGCCTGAGATGCACTTCCACATCCGTTGGCCCGACGGCGAGAGCGAGCGCTGCTACTCGCCTTCCCTGGTCATCAAGGAGCATTTCGAGCCGGGGCAGAGCTACGAGCTCGCCGATTTTCTCGGCCGCAGCCGCCTCGCGCTGACCATCGCCAGCGACCGCGTGCGTGCGCGCTACGGCCATCCCTGTTCGCTGGCTCTAGGCCAGTTGGCCCGCATCGAGGCCAGAGCGGCGCGCTATCGCGCCGGGCCTGCCGCAGCCGTGCAGGTCGAGCGCTTCGAGGAATGA
- a CDS encoding MSMEG_0565 family glycosyltransferase, with protein MSRSLRIAILAHSTNPRGGVVHALALGEALTALGHEAVVHAPSRPGQRFFREPACETVLVPAAPSGDGLAALVETRVGDYVAHFEKGAQRSFDVYHAHDGISGNALATLKARGVISRFARTVHHVDAFADPRIEALQARSIVEADRHFVVSRHWQARLRGGFGLDADIVGNGVDRRFFTPRPDGREQVLKQSLGLGSGPVLLAVGGVEERKNTLRMLQAFAQLRAIRPDAQLLIVGGASLLDHAGYQRAFRAELEADPDTARSVILAGPQLQADMPALYRLADALVFASVKEGFGLVALEALACGTPVLTSHVPPFTEHFGQDDVVWCDPLDPGSIANGMAAVLMPELRGRLELRREAALAPHRWDRTAAAHLPAYRAFATMPLPGTAPQELAHA; from the coding sequence GTGAGCCGTTCTCTGCGCATCGCCATCCTCGCCCATTCCACCAATCCACGGGGGGGCGTGGTGCATGCGCTGGCTTTGGGCGAGGCGCTGACCGCGCTCGGCCATGAGGCGGTGGTCCACGCGCCCTCGCGACCGGGGCAGCGCTTCTTTCGCGAGCCCGCCTGCGAAACCGTGCTGGTCCCAGCCGCGCCCTCCGGCGACGGTCTCGCGGCCCTCGTCGAGACCCGGGTCGGCGACTACGTGGCCCATTTCGAAAAGGGCGCGCAGCGCAGCTTCGACGTCTACCACGCCCATGACGGCATCTCCGGCAACGCGCTCGCGACGCTGAAGGCACGTGGCGTCATCTCCCGCTTCGCGCGCACCGTCCATCACGTCGATGCCTTCGCCGATCCACGGATCGAGGCCCTGCAGGCCCGCTCGATCGTGGAGGCGGACCGGCATTTTGTTGTCAGCCGCCATTGGCAGGCCAGGCTTCGCGGAGGGTTCGGGCTGGACGCCGACATCGTCGGCAACGGCGTCGACCGGCGCTTCTTCACGCCGCGTCCGGATGGCCGCGAGCAGGTGCTCAAGCAGAGTCTCGGCCTCGGATCCGGCCCTGTTCTGCTCGCCGTCGGTGGCGTCGAGGAGCGCAAGAACACCCTGCGGATGTTGCAGGCCTTCGCCCAGCTGCGCGCGATCCGGCCCGATGCGCAGCTGCTGATCGTCGGCGGGGCCTCGCTGCTCGACCATGCCGGCTATCAGCGTGCCTTCAGGGCCGAACTCGAAGCCGATCCCGACACCGCCCGCTCCGTCATCCTCGCCGGCCCGCAGCTTCAGGCCGACATGCCCGCTCTCTATCGGCTGGCGGACGCGCTGGTCTTTGCCTCCGTTAAGGAGGGCTTCGGGCTTGTGGCCCTCGAGGCGCTGGCCTGCGGGACGCCGGTCCTGACCTCCCATGTCCCGCCCTTCACCGAGCATTTCGGCCAGGACGACGTGGTCTGGTGCGACCCTCTCGATCCCGGGTCGATCGCCAATGGCATGGCGGCCGTGCTCATGCCCGAGCTTCGCGGCAGGCTGGAGTTGCGCCGTGAGGCGGCCCTGGCGCCCCATCGCTGGGACAGGACCGCCGCCGCCCATCTGCCGGCCTATCGCGCGTTCGCCACGATGCCGCTGCCGGGGACGGCACCGCAGGAGCTGGCCCATGCCTGA
- a CDS encoding sll0787 family AIR synthase-like protein: MTSISSLSTLAATLRASRSFGAKEDIGLVASGLGLSGSSAVPVGDDCAAIPDGEGHLLLAIEGFMNEFVAGDPWFAGWCGVMVNLSDIAAMGGRPTAIVDALWADGAENARPVLEGLRAASQAYGVPIVGGHSNLRTDRGQLSVAVLGRAKALLTSFDARPGDRLVVAIDLRGRYREPFSNWEAATQAPATRLRGDLELLPAIAEAGLSRAAKDISQGGIVGTAAMLAECSGVGIEIDIREIPGPDGVPLDRWLLTFPSFGYLLAVAPADVAAVTGRFAARGIAAADIGTVTTGSEIAITDGTSHETIWNVAARPLLRCAPGEVAA; the protein is encoded by the coding sequence ATGACGAGCATCTCCTCCCTGTCGACGCTTGCCGCCACGCTTCGGGCCAGCCGCAGTTTCGGTGCCAAGGAGGATATCGGCCTCGTCGCCAGCGGGCTCGGTCTGTCGGGTTCATCGGCGGTCCCGGTGGGCGACGACTGCGCTGCGATCCCCGATGGCGAGGGCCATCTGCTCCTGGCGATCGAAGGCTTTATGAACGAGTTCGTCGCCGGCGACCCCTGGTTCGCCGGCTGGTGCGGCGTGATGGTCAACCTCTCCGACATCGCCGCGATGGGCGGCCGCCCGACCGCGATCGTCGATGCGCTCTGGGCCGACGGGGCAGAGAACGCCCGGCCGGTGCTCGAGGGTCTGCGGGCCGCATCGCAGGCCTATGGCGTGCCGATCGTCGGCGGACACAGCAACCTGCGCACGGATCGCGGCCAGCTTTCGGTCGCCGTGCTCGGTCGTGCCAAAGCGCTGCTGACGAGCTTCGACGCCAGGCCCGGCGACAGGCTCGTGGTGGCCATCGACCTGCGCGGGCGCTATCGCGAGCCCTTCTCGAACTGGGAAGCCGCGACGCAGGCGCCCGCGACGCGCCTGCGCGGCGACCTCGAGCTGCTGCCCGCCATCGCCGAGGCCGGCCTGAGCCGGGCCGCCAAGGATATCAGCCAGGGCGGCATCGTCGGCACGGCCGCCATGCTGGCCGAATGCTCCGGCGTCGGCATCGAGATTGATATCCGTGAGATCCCGGGCCCCGACGGCGTGCCGCTGGATCGGTGGCTGCTGACCTTTCCGAGCTTCGGCTACCTGCTCGCCGTTGCGCCTGCCGATGTCGCGGCCGTCACCGGCCGGTTCGCCGCGCGCGGCATCGCGGCCGCCGATATCGGCACGGTCACGACGGGCTCCGAGATCGCCATCACCGATGGCACGTCCCACGAAACCATCTGGAACGTCGCGGCCCGCCCGCTGCTGCGATGCGCGCCCGGGGAGGTTGCCGCGTGA
- a CDS encoding MSMEG_0567/Sll0786 family nitrogen starvation N-acetyltransferase, which yields MMFEPFAPFLPSEYRIKFATEAWEREGAARLRRRVFCEEQGLFSGDDRDAIDDHAILLVAISLWGVAADDVVGTVRIHQAEPGLWWGSRLAVEAGHRRVGALGATLIRLAVSSAHALGAQTFLAHVQSQNGLLFQKLHWDVLEPVDLHGHPHLRMQADLAHYPPCFTPEIGFQALPARKAA from the coding sequence GTGATGTTCGAGCCCTTTGCCCCGTTTCTGCCGAGCGAGTACCGGATCAAGTTCGCGACCGAAGCCTGGGAGCGCGAGGGCGCAGCCAGGCTCAGGCGCAGGGTGTTCTGCGAAGAGCAGGGCCTGTTCTCGGGCGATGACCGTGACGCGATCGACGACCATGCGATCCTGCTCGTGGCGATCTCGCTCTGGGGCGTGGCGGCCGACGACGTGGTCGGTACCGTGCGCATCCATCAGGCCGAACCTGGATTGTGGTGGGGCTCGCGGCTGGCGGTCGAGGCCGGCCACCGTCGCGTCGGCGCGCTGGGGGCAACGCTGATCCGGCTGGCCGTGTCGTCCGCCCATGCGCTGGGGGCGCAGACCTTCCTCGCTCATGTCCAGAGCCAGAACGGGCTGCTGTTCCAGAAGCTGCACTGGGATGTGCTGGAGCCGGTCGATCTGCACGGGCACCCGCATCTGCGCATGCAGGCCGATCTGGCGCATTATCCGCCCTGTTTTACACCCGAGATCGGCTTCCAGGCGCTGCCGGCGCGGAAGGCCGCGTGA
- a CDS encoding MSMEG_0568 family radical SAM protein yields MPQAMPTEHLINELQSFGVRLVDPKAGAESRRGGAGPSDHKAMTIDGMTVMVPVHTAPSFDSPYLVEQPDAFGKSRITREGLVLGEVSFPLQPRFYGLKTADGVPYSKIAVLHGRDVLATTVLQTCIRYQSRTKTCQFCAIGQSLAAGRTVERKTPAQLAEVAKAAVELDGVRHMVMTTGTPSTKDRGAAILTESARAIKAAVPLPIQAQCEPPDDDAWFGRMREAGVDALGMHLELVMPELRRRLMPGKAEVPLERYFTAFEAAVPVFGRGQVSTYILAGLGDTREAILDIAQRLVAIGVYPFVVPFVPISGTPLESHATPPAAFMHSILGPLAGMLVSSGLKAIDVKAGCAKCGACSALSTYERGQALRQGGCA; encoded by the coding sequence ATGCCCCAAGCCATGCCGACGGAGCACCTGATCAACGAGTTGCAATCCTTCGGGGTGCGGCTGGTTGATCCCAAGGCCGGCGCCGAAAGCCGGCGCGGCGGGGCAGGGCCCTCCGACCACAAGGCGATGACCATCGACGGCATGACGGTGATGGTGCCGGTCCATACGGCGCCCTCCTTCGACAGCCCCTATCTGGTCGAGCAGCCCGACGCCTTCGGAAAAAGCCGGATCACCCGCGAGGGACTTGTGCTCGGCGAGGTGTCGTTTCCCTTGCAGCCGCGCTTCTACGGGCTGAAGACCGCCGACGGCGTGCCCTATTCCAAGATCGCCGTTCTGCATGGGCGGGATGTGCTGGCGACCACCGTGCTGCAGACCTGCATCCGCTACCAGAGCCGGACCAAGACCTGCCAGTTCTGCGCCATCGGCCAGTCGCTCGCGGCAGGCCGCACCGTCGAGCGCAAGACACCGGCCCAGCTCGCCGAAGTCGCCAAGGCCGCCGTCGAGCTCGACGGCGTCAGGCACATGGTCATGACGACGGGAACGCCGTCCACCAAGGATCGTGGCGCTGCGATCCTCACCGAGAGCGCCCGGGCGATCAAGGCGGCCGTGCCGCTGCCGATCCAGGCCCAGTGCGAGCCGCCCGATGACGATGCCTGGTTCGGCCGCATGCGCGAGGCCGGCGTCGATGCGCTGGGCATGCATCTCGAACTCGTCATGCCGGAGCTGCGCAGGCGGCTGATGCCGGGCAAGGCCGAGGTCCCGCTGGAGCGGTACTTCACGGCCTTCGAGGCGGCTGTGCCGGTATTCGGGCGAGGCCAGGTCTCGACCTATATCCTGGCCGGGCTCGGCGACACGCGCGAGGCGATCCTCGACATCGCGCAGCGGCTGGTGGCGATCGGCGTCTATCCCTTCGTCGTGCCCTTCGTCCCCATCTCCGGAACGCCGCTCGAAAGCCATGCGACGCCGCCGGCCGCCTTCATGCATTCGATCCTGGGGCCGCTGGCCGGGATGCTGGTTTCGAGCGGCCTGAAGGCGATCGACGTCAAGGCCGGCTGCGCCAAATGCGGCGCCTGCTCGGCGCTCTCGACCTATGAGCGCGGCCAGGCCCTTCGGCAGGGAGGTTGCGCGTGA